A window of Verrucomicrobiia bacterium genomic DNA:
TCCAGCACGCTGCACAACACGCCAATGATCTCGCCGGCGCCCGAGCGCAGGGGCGAGTAGGTGGCCTGATGCCATCCCCGCCGCCCGGTGGCCGGCACCAGATAGGCGGCGTCCGCCCCTTCGTGCACCTCGCCGCGCAAGGCCCGGCGCAGCAGCTCCTCCGGCGTCTCGTTGCCCGCCAGCCACACCAGCGCATGCAGATACTGGCCCCGCGCCTGCGCCTCCTCCAGGCCGGTCATGCGCTCAAGATAGGGATTCCACAGCCGGCACCGCAGCTCCCGGTCAAACACCGCCAGCCCGCTGGCGGCCGACTGCACAATGGCCCGGTTGAAGTTCTCCGAGGTGCGCAGCGCCTCCTCCGCCAGATGCCGTTCAAGCACGTTGGCCAGCACTTCGGAAAACAGCCGCAGCACGCCCTCATGCTGCGGCCCCCAGCGCATCGTGCCGGTCACGTCATCAAACCCCACAAACCCGCTGAAGCGCCCCTGCACCGGCACCGCCACCAGCAGCAGCGAGGCGATGTTTTGCGCCTGCAACAATTCCTGCTCGCGCCGCGCCTCCGGCGGCATGCGGCTCACATCCGGGATGTGCAGCACGCCGTGCCGGGCCAGCATGTCCATGCTCCACCGCACCTCCTCCACCGGGATGTTCTGCAGATTCTGGATTTCCGGGCGCACCCCCTCCGCGCACCATTCGTGGGTGTTGGAAATAAAGCGGCCGTCCTCGCTGAAGCGGAAGAGATAGGCGCGGCCCGCCTGGCAGAACCGGCCCAAATCCGCCAGCGACTGTTGAATGGCCTGATCCAGATGGCAGGGCCCCACAAACCGCGACGAAATCGCCAGCAGCGTGCTCTCAAATTCCAGCCGCTCCATGAGCGCCCGCTCCGCCTGCACCCGCCCCGTCACATCCAGCATGATCCCCAGACTGCTGGGCAGGCCGCCCGCCTCCGGCGGCAACGGCAGAATCCGCGTGTCAAACACCCGCCCCTGCCATTCGTGGCGCAGGGAGACCCGCTCGCCCCGCAGCGCCCGCCGGCAGGCCGCGGTGAATTCCGGCAGGTCCTGCACCACCGTGAAAATGGACACCCCCACCACCTGCCGCGGCGCCAGCCCCAACGATTGCAGCACCGAGCCTTCCGCCGTGATGATGATCCCCTCAGCGTCCATGGCCCACAGGAAGATGGGCGCGTGATCCAGCAGGGTTTGCAGTTGGCGGCGCTGGTGCTCGATCTGCAGCTCCATTTTCTTGCGCGGCGTAACATCCCGCCCAAACAGTGCCACATACAGCACCTGCCCCCCCGGCCCGCGCACCGGATAAAACGAGGCCTCATAGTACAACCCGCCAAATTCCCCCTCCACCGTCGTCGCCTGGCCGCTGGCCAACAGTTGGCGGAACAACGCCTCCGTTGCCGGCCGCACCTCCGCCGGCAGAAAGTCCCACATCCGCCGGCCAATCAAATCGCCCGGCGCGTCCCCCAGCCGCATGGCCGCCACCGGATTCGCCAGCACCACCCGGCCTTCGTTGTCCAGCAACAAAATGCTTTCGCCCGCCCCTTCCAGCACGGCGCGCAACCGGCTCTGAAACTCGAGCAGCTCGGCCAGCAGTTGATCCCGGTCCGCCTCCGCTTTTTTGCGCTCCGTAATATCGCGGCTGAAACAAGCCAGGCAGCACGGCTGGCCGGTTTGATCCAGGATGGGGGTGAACCGATGCTCCAGCCAGCGCCCCCCCCGCTGATCCTCAAAAAACACCGACGTGCCCGTCTGAAACGCGCGTTCCCCCCACTGAAAACGCAGGCGGGCCACCTCCGGCGGCAGAAAATCCGCAATGTTCTGCCCCACCATGTCCTCCACCGCCTTGCCCAGGCGCTCGGCGGCGGTGCGATTGGCAATCAGCACCCGCCCCTGCCGGTCCAGCAACAGAATGCTCTCCCGCGCCGCGTTGAGCAGCATCCGCAGGTCCTGCTGGGCGGTCAAATCCGCGGGGACAACACCCCCGCAACAGGCCAGCTCGGAAGCGATCGGCGGCTGATACGCCGGGCCGTCCTCCCGCAGCAGCACGGTGGTATCTTCAGCCACCGGCATCTCGCGCAGTTGCAGCAACACGCCCTGCACGGGTCCTTCCGGCGTCTGAACCGGGCGCACCAGCACGGAAAACCAGCCGGTGGCATGGGAGTGAATGAAATCCAGGCAAAGATAGGGCAGCCGTTGCGGCTGGCCCGCCAAGGCCTGTAGGATCATCGCCCGCAAAGCCCCCACCTGATCCCCTTTGAACAGCTCCGCCAGCGAGCGGCCGCCCAGCTCGGCCGCCGCCAGACCCGCCAGCCGCGCAAAGGTGGCGTTGCACCACCGCACCCGCAAATGCCGATCCACCAGCACCAGCCGGTCGCCCAGGCTCTCCAACAACACCTGGCACAGCTCCGGGGACAACTCCGGCCCGCGCGGATCTTCACGTGATGGCTCAGGAATGGGCGCAGTCATAGGCCGCCTGCCTCCCGGCCGGACGGCCGGCTCGCGGGCAGTCCGGGCCAGACGCCGCTTGGCTCATGGATTGTTTGCTGCATAGGCCACTCCCCGCCTCAAAACAAACTCCCCTGCCGGCCGGCCGGCTTCAGGCCCAGCCGCTTCATGGCCAGCTCGGTGATGACGCGCCCCTGCGGCGTGCGATGCAGATAACCTTCCATGATCAGATAAGGCTCATACACCTCTTCCAGCGTATCCGGCTCCTCGCCCACCGCCACCGCCAGCGAATTCAAGCCCACCGGGCCGCCCCCAAACTTGACCATGATCGTTTCCAGGATGCGCTTGTCCATCTCGTCCAGCCCGTGGGCGTCAATTTCCAGCATGGCCAGCGCGCGGTCCGCCACCGCCGCCGTGATGCGCCCGTCGCCGCGCACCTGCGCGTAATCGCGCACCCGGCGCAGCAGGTTGTTGGCAATGCGCGGCGTCCCCCGGCTGCGCCGGGCGATCTCCATGGCCCCCTCCGGCTCCATCGGCACCTGCAGCAGCCGCGCCGAGCGCAGCACAATCTGCTGCAACTGCTCCGCGTCGTAATAGTCCAGCCGCTCCCGCATGGGAAAGCGCGTCAACAACGGCGACGACAGCAGGCCGCTGCGCGTGGTGGCCCCGATCAGCGTAAACCGCGGCAGATTCAGCCGCACACTGCGCGCATTCGGCCCCTGGTCAATGATGATGTCCAGCTTGAAATCCTCCATCGCCGGGTACAGGTATTCCTCGATGGTTTTCTGCAGCCGGTGAATCTCGTCAATGAACAAAATGTCCCGCTCCTCCAGATTGGTGAGCAGGCCGGCCAGATCCCCGGCCTTTTCAATGGTGGGCCCGCTGGTGCATTTGATGTTCACGCCCATGGCGCGCGCCAGAATGTTGGCCAGCGTGGTCTTGCCCAGTCCCGGCGGCCCGTTGAGCAGCAAATGATCCAACGCCTCGCCCCGCTGCCGCGCCGCCGCCACGGCAATTTCCAGCCGCTCCTTCACTTTCGCCTGGCCGGTGAACTCGGAAAACAAGGAGGGGCGCAGCGTCAGCTCCAGGGCTGCGTCCGGTTTGTTGAGCACATCCGTCACCCGCGATTGGGCCATGTCCAGAAGATGGGCCAACCCTGCAGCAGCGACAAGGCAAAAACAATTCCCCCGCCACCGGCAGCGCCGGCCTCGCGCCGGCGCATCTCAGCGCCACCACGGACGGGCCGTCCCCCGGCCGGCAACCACAAAACCGCCGCCCGTTGCCCACCGCCCAAATGCTCCCGGCTGGACTGGCCGCACCGCCGCCGGCCGCGGCGGCGGCGCGCGCTGGAGGAGTTTGATGAGGCCGATGGCAAACACCGCTCCGCCGATGACAATGCCCGCCAGCGCCACCCACTTGAGGGGGGAATTGTAATTCTGGAGTTGCATCCAGCCAATCACACCGCAAATCACCGCCAGCAGGCCAAACCAGTGCAAATTGGGAATGATCGCCACAATGGCCACCGCCAGCGCCGCCAGCGCAAAGTAATTCAACGGCGGGGCTTCCTCGGGCATCTTCACCGGCGCCCGGGCCGGCGCCGGCGCCACCGCCACGCTGGTGTGCAGCGGCTGCGTGGCGGCCTCGCGCCCGGCGGCGCTGTAATCTTT
This region includes:
- a CDS encoding PAS domain S-box protein, with the protein product MTAPIPEPSREDPRGPELSPELCQVLLESLGDRLVLVDRHLRVRWCNATFARLAGLAAAELGGRSLAELFKGDQVGALRAMILQALAGQPQRLPYLCLDFIHSHATGWFSVLVRPVQTPEGPVQGVLLQLREMPVAEDTTVLLREDGPAYQPPIASELACCGGVVPADLTAQQDLRMLLNAARESILLLDRQGRVLIANRTAAERLGKAVEDMVGQNIADFLPPEVARLRFQWGERAFQTGTSVFFEDQRGGRWLEHRFTPILDQTGQPCCLACFSRDITERKKAEADRDQLLAELLEFQSRLRAVLEGAGESILLLDNEGRVVLANPVAAMRLGDAPGDLIGRRMWDFLPAEVRPATEALFRQLLASGQATTVEGEFGGLYYEASFYPVRGPGGQVLYVALFGRDVTPRKKMELQIEHQRRQLQTLLDHAPIFLWAMDAEGIIITAEGSVLQSLGLAPRQVVGVSIFTVVQDLPEFTAACRRALRGERVSLRHEWQGRVFDTRILPLPPEAGGLPSSLGIMLDVTGRVQAERALMERLEFESTLLAISSRFVGPCHLDQAIQQSLADLGRFCQAGRAYLFRFSEDGRFISNTHEWCAEGVRPEIQNLQNIPVEEVRWSMDMLARHGVLHIPDVSRMPPEARREQELLQAQNIASLLLVAVPVQGRFSGFVGFDDVTGTMRWGPQHEGVLRLFSEVLANVLERHLAEEALRTSENFNRAIVQSAASGLAVFDRELRCRLWNPYLERMTGLEEAQARGQYLHALVWLAGNETPEELLRRALRGEVHEGADAAYLVPATGRRGWHQATYSPLRSGAGEIIGVLCSVLDITQRKLAEEELRRSEERFSRAFHLSPILMLVTRLRDGLIVNANDYFLRCLGLSREEVIGKSTMELGLYESPEMRERMTEPLRRGGTVRNLEVRLRLKQGLIDCLLSAAPVDLGGEPHVLSLALDITERKRAELAIRESREQLRTLAERLEIVREEERRQIAREIHDDLGQCLTSLKLDLAWVARNLQREPAALEARLADMMKVVDQTIQSVRRISSELRPGVLDDLGLPAAIEWQAQEFERRTGIPCQVHCDEGLDQLDSRMATALFRILQEALTNIIRHAQATRVRVNLARTNEQVILRVRDNGTGLPPKARQRSEGLGLLSMRERAAALGGRFTVVSRRGRGTTIVARLPLAAPAAAAPVSPPPPEAGAAPEP
- the ruvB gene encoding Holliday junction branch migration DNA helicase RuvB; the protein is MAQSRVTDVLNKPDAALELTLRPSLFSEFTGQAKVKERLEIAVAAARQRGEALDHLLLNGPPGLGKTTLANILARAMGVNIKCTSGPTIEKAGDLAGLLTNLEERDILFIDEIHRLQKTIEEYLYPAMEDFKLDIIIDQGPNARSVRLNLPRFTLIGATTRSGLLSSPLLTRFPMRERLDYYDAEQLQQIVLRSARLLQVPMEPEGAMEIARRSRGTPRIANNLLRRVRDYAQVRGDGRITAAVADRALAMLEIDAHGLDEMDKRILETIMVKFGGGPVGLNSLAVAVGEEPDTLEEVYEPYLIMEGYLHRTPQGRVITELAMKRLGLKPAGRQGSLF